Genomic DNA from Setaria italica strain Yugu1 chromosome V, Setaria_italica_v2.0, whole genome shotgun sequence:
TTTATTTGATGCGTAAATTTACAGTGAGATCAAGGAGCGCATTAAGAAGaccaaggatgagaagaaggccaagaaggcTGAGGTGGCGAAATCTCAGAAGACACAATCCAAGGGTGGTGCTGCACAGAAGGGTCCTAAAGGCCCGAAgatcggcggtggcggtgggaagCGCTGAATATCATAGACATACTAGTACTGTCAACTAGCCTACCCTCCGATACTATCTTTAGACCTTGGTCAAGTTAGTCTCGTTTCAGTTGTTGTCACCTTTCCAATGAGATTGGCGTGTCCTGAATGTTTTGGATTGTTTCGGGAGTTGATTTACATTAGCACTTATCTTTGTTAATTATTGTTCAGCAAGTTTTGTCATCGATTGCCAACATGTGATAAGCGAATGATTTTGCATGATCTATGTGTTCCAGCTTCCAACCGATCGGATTGTTTTCGTGCTGAAGGCAGTCATTTCACTATTATTCTAGTTTGCTCGTTAACCGGAACATTACACACGAATTGGCCTACGTTTTTGTTGAAACAGATGTAAGCACTGCCTGATGGTATGCAGCAAACGATTTTGGGGAAAGAAAACTAGGTTATTAACTTAGTCGACGAATTTGATGACTTGGGGGACATGCTATGTATTCAAATGTAATGAACTGATCATGTAACATGAACTGACTACTGAGTTAAACAGCGCTGCAACACGGGCAATACTGCCCTCATAAATTTACAGACACGACAATAATATGCAACCTAGCTATTCCTCGAGCTAGCTGGGTCAATAACACTGTAAGCCGGTGATTTCGTCACAGCAGTATCAGCCACCCATCTCTTGGCGTTAATGGCTTCCCTCCATCCATCTGAGCTTCTTGGTGACCACCTCACCAATAGCTACATCACCATGACACCATGTGTCTTGCACGCTCCCAGCAGTATTTTCGAAACCACAGAGCCAAGGGCAATGGGTCTCTTAATGATGACTCTCAGTGCTTCCTCCAGCTGACCAGCATGGCCGAGGAgattgatgatgcacctgcaATGCTTCACCTGTGGTTCCAAATTGTGAACCGATTTCGTGCTTTCAAAGTGGTTAAGACCATCCCGAACTAGTTGCCTGTTAGCATAGGTGATCAGCACACCAAGGAATGTAACCTCATTTGGTGTGAGACCTTGAGCAAGCATACCGTGAAAAATGTTCAGTGCATCATCTTCAAACCCATTGTTTGCTAGGCCTAGTATGATTGAGTTCCACGACAGGATgtccttttctttattttctccgaATACTTGTAATGCCTCCTGCACGTTATACATCAATCAGAGAGTTCTGCATAATGATGTCAGCTTTGATATTGTTTCTCCTCACATAGTCATGAATCCACTCACCCAGAACAAGTGCACCCAAGCGTGTGCAAGCGGAGAGTACATTGGCAATCACAACAGCATCTGGTTTCATCTTCGCTCTCTGCATCTGCCTGAAGAGATCCAAAGCATCAGAGAAGTGACTAGCCTGAGAGGCTGCTAGTATGCGCATATCATAGAACTCCATGACATCAAATCTCTGTCAGGAATTTGATTATATATTTTCAACGAATATTTTCTTCGCTGAGACCAAATTCCCACCTTTTGCATATGTGGTGATCATTGCTTTTAGTATCATGGTGTTCTTATCCTTCATGTGAAAGAACACCTTCTCAGCTGATTGCACCTGCCCACTTTTACCATAGTAATCGATCAAAGTGTTTCCCAAGTACACACCCACCTCAATAAAATAACGCTCTATGTACCTAACCATGCAATCCACCGCTCCAGTCTCCTAGAAGAGTGCAAGCTGAAATCACCTTGACCATTGAAACCTTATCAGCTTGCACTTCTTCATCCTGCATTAACTTGGATATTCCAGAACCTCTTTTAGTCTATTGTGCTTGCTGTATCCACTGATCAAGATATTCCAGGACACGACATCCTTAACTAGCATCTCATCAAAGACGATCTTACACAAACCATATCACTGCAAACAACATATACATGAATCAGCAAATTGGAAACAAAAATGCCCAGAAGATATCCAAGTTTTAGAACATGGTTGTGCCGTTTGCCTtccttgtgacttgtgagcacAAGTTTTTGCACAAGCCTTCAATACGAAAGGAAATTCCGGCTGTCTGGCTTCATACCTTCTTCCTGAGCTTTCTTGTAGAAAACGATGGCATCTTTTGGTGATAACCTTGAACATTGCATATTGACAGCTGTGCAGGCCAGAAACAATGAGATGATGATGAAGCTTCTTTACTGTTTCTATCATTTCAATACGAGCCAGTTAAAGAGGAGAAAGAACTGGAGTACTGGACATGTCATTCAGTTCACCTGTGTCCTGCAAGGAATCAGACTAGTGAACAAATACAAATACAGCATGCCTTTAAGGCTTTGTATCAGgacacaaaaaagaaaagaaggtgAGAAAGGCACAAGGAGAGGACTGAGGTCAAATGTGGGATTGTGGTCATAtaatttgtaacaataaattTAGCAGCCAAGAAAAAAATGTGTCTTTGCGTGGAAGATAAAAACGCTAACAGAGTGCAATAACCCACATTAGGTCAGTAGATCTAATGAAAGTTGGCATACTACAGGGAGACAGTTAAAGTGGTAAAGCTGCAACAAAATTTGAGAGAGCTCCTTTCCAAGATTTACCTAATTTCACCAACCAAAGCAAGCCCGGGAACCTTAACAGCTTTCCTCTCATCAACTAGCTTTCGTGCTTGTTCAGCATCACTAAACCAACCAATCTCATTAAGCATATTAGACAACACCGCAAAATCACCACCGGATTCTCTTTCTAAGCTCAGTATCTTCTTTACCGCCCTCTGCCCCATCTCAACTTCTCCATACTTACTGCAACAACCCAACAGTGTCCTCCACACCACTACATTAACCTCCACAGGCAACCCCTCTATTATTTGCTCAGTCTCACTCAACCGTCCAGCCCTACCTAGCATGTCTATCATGCACCCAAAATGCTTGACCTCTGGATTTATATTGTACTCATAAACCATGCTTTTGAAAAATGCTAATCCTTGCTCCACCAACCCCCCATGGCTGCAAGCATTGATGACACTCAAGAAAGTGACTCTGTTGGGTCTAATCCCTGCTCTTCTCATCTCTGCAAACAGCTCAACTGCCTCAATTGACAGCCCATGCATTGCAAAACATGAAATTACCGATGTCCATGACACCAAGTTTCTTCTATCCAGCATTTCATTGAACACCTTTAATGAGTTTTGCACAGAGCCAATCTTAGCATACAGGTCTATGAGTGAATTCCCAATCCGGACATCTGACACGAGACCCTTCTTCTCACAATAGCAATGCAGCATCTCACCCATAAGGATCCCTCCAAGATTAGATATTGCAGGAATAACTGCTAAAACAGTTATCTCACTCGGGCTAATGCCTGCTGCCATCATGTGGCAGAAGAGAGCAACAGCCTCCACATAAAGACGAGCACGTGTATATCCATCAATCAGTCCAGTCCACGAGACAACATTCCTGCAGGGCATATGCTCAAACAGAGTCCTTGCATACTCAACCTCACCCCACCCAGCAAATCCAGTGATCATCACGTTCCAAGTGACTGCATTCTTTGTGGGCATTTCATTGAACGCCCTCCGCGCTTCCACCAAACCCCCACATGCAACATATGCATTGACAAGGGAAGTATGCACATAGACATGGAACTCAAACCCCTTCCTGATCACAAGCCCGTGGAGCTGGGCGCCGGCTCGTGGCCACCCTACACCTGCGCAAGCCTTGAGCGCGAATGCATAGGCAAATGTGTCGTCAGCCAGGTGTATACGGGCGTGCCTGAAGAGGTGCAGGGCCTCCTGGGGAAAAGGGCCGTGGGAGTAGGCCTTGAGGAGGGGGCGCCACGGTGCGGGACTTTGGTCGAACACCTGGTGGGCAACGAGCTGGGCGTGGACTTGGAAGAGCTGGCGCCTCTCGTCTTGGTGCCTGAAGAGGAGGGCGATTAGTCTGTGCAGGTGAGGGTGGCGCCGGGACGGAACGTTGGCCATCGTTGCCCCAAGAGGTGGGACGGAGAGAACCATGTCATGGAGGCAGCAGTCCTCTAGGCTTCTTCCCGAGCCCTAGCGGAAGTTAGTTTGGGGCTTCTCCAACAAGGGACGTTCTCCTTCATAACAATTGCCATAGCAGTAGCCTGACACGGCGCAACTCATtaaccggcgggcggcggctggctcCTCCTCGATGTTGCGCAGGGTCCTCGCGAGAGCGTTCCCactctccgccgcctccaccggatTGCCCAAGCCGTTAAGCCCTGTCCTCATCGGTGCCTCGCGCCTTGCCAGTTCTTCCGGAGACCTCGTCGCAGACGGCGGtagcggcggcgaggatgacCCCTTCTCCTTCCcggaccaccaccagcagcagctcccACCCGACGTCGCCCGAGGGGTGGACGCCGTCGTCGTGGCAGCCGAGGCCAAGGCCTCCAATGCGGCGGACGCCGCGCGGGCCCTCGACCGGTGCGGCGCCGAGGCGTCCGAGCCGCTCGTGGTGGCCGCGCTGGCGCGCCTCCGCAACAgctgcgccgccgcgcacgcCACGTTCCGGTGGGCAGCGGCGCAGCCCGGGTAcgcgccggggcggcgcgcgtcCCACTCCATGCTCGCCATCCTCGCCAAGCACCGCCGCTTCGACGACGCGCGCGCCCTGCTCGACGAAATGCGCCGCGCGTCGACGGTCTCCCCGGCCGCGGTGCTCCTCCTCATCAGGCGCCACTGCGCCGCGCATGACGTTGCCGGCGCCGTCGCCTCGTTCCGCGCGCTGCCGAGCTTTGGATTCCATCCTGGCGTCGCCGAATTCCATGGCCTCCTGAGTGCGCTTTGCCGGTACAAGAACATGCAGGATGCGGAGCACCTGCTCATGTCCAGCCAGAAGGAGTTCCCCTTCGAGACCAGGAGCTTCAACATTGTGCTCAATGGTTGGTGCAACATTGTTTGCAGTGTTCGGGAGGCAAAGAGGTTTTGGAGCGCCATGCAGAATTTGGGCATTGACAGAGATGTTGTGTCGTATGGGAGCATGATCTCATGCTTCTCAAAGACTGGGAGTTTGGATTCTGTTATGAAGCTCTTTAACCGTATGAAGGAGGCTGGCATCGCACCAGATCGGAAAGTATACAATGCAGTTGTGTTTGCGCTAGCAAAGGGACGTTGTGTGGACGAGGCAAAGATGCTTGTCCGGACCatggaggagaagaaggttgCCCCGGACACAGCCACTTTTAACTCTCTTATTGGGCCTCTTTGCAAGGCTCGTCGGGTTCAGGAGGCAATGGAATTGTTTGATGCTATGTTACGAAGGGGGTTGTCTCCTTCAGTGAGGACCTTTCATGCGTTGCTTAATGTGGCCAGGGACCCCATTGAGGTGTTTGATCTATTAGATAAGATGAAAGAGTTACGCTGTGAGCCAGAGATGGACACTTACATTATGTTGATCAGGAAATTCTGCCGATGGAGGCAGCATGAGAGTGTGGAGAAGCTATGGAGTGCAATGCCTGCAAATGGGCTGAGCCCTGATCGGAGTGCCTACATTGTGTTGATACATGGATTATTCCTAAATGGAAGACTAGAAGAGGCGGCAAAGTATTACGAAGAGATGAAAGCTAAGGGTTTTGCACCAGAGCAGAAGACTGAAGAAATGATACAGGCTTGGCTTGCAGGCAGAGAGCTTGCCAAGGCATCAGCATTGGTTCGCTCTAAGGGTGGTTCGGTGTCTCTCAGACTTCCCAGAAAGTGACAAGGTTAAGCTTAGCTCTGAAAGGCGATCCATAAAAAGAAATGAAACAGGATAGGAGGGTAACTATTGTTATTCCTGAAGAACTGCTATAAGTTTGAGGAGACACTTGGCTGCATGGAAAACTAGGACTGTTGTATGTTTTTCTTTGTTATTTGTCACTTGAATGATAAGTTAAAAACTGGAATTACAATGGAAAACCATGTTCTTGTGGATGCATGAGACTTGCATTTCTATGCATCATGTTTTTATCCTGTACTGACCAGATGCTCAATTATATGTGTACAAAACTTCTCCTGAGCCACATGCCCACCTGAATGCTTCCATTAACATCGAAGGGGCATTGCAGGTGAATAGGTGATTTTGAAAATGAAATCAGTGGAAATGAGATGGAAAAGGCAAAGAGCAGATTGACATAGCTTTCTGatctgaagattttttttttcgtgaATAAGATCTGAAGATTTTTGACATTGTTGCTTCAAGCAAAGCTGCAGATACCATCTAAAGATCCGTTAGGCGGGTAGCTTCCATGGAGGACAGCAGACCAGCAGTGGGTGGGCCGAGCTGCCACCAGAATTGGGCTGACGGGCTGACTGAGAACATTGCCAGGGCAACTGATCTTGAGTCTCTGTTTACAAGCAGAAGGGGTTAATATCTGTGTGCCTGTGTCTAACCAGCTGCTGTTCTACTGGACTGCTTGTGAAGCCTACCTGTGGCTTGAATGGTAAGCAGTTTCAAGTTTCCACCATGTTCATTCCTCTCATTCCGTATGGCTGGAAAGTGTAAACTCAAAACTTATTCTTATGTTCCATACTGTGATGTTTTAGTTTCAGCAGTTTCATAGTATATAGAGCCCACTGCCCACTGGCTTATCATATAAGTGCTTTAGTTAAAATCCATCTCGTTGCATATACATAGTTTTGTGTCATCTCGTTCTTCTGGATGATACATTATGCACcactatatatatgtgtgtgtgtgtgtgtgtgtgtgtctatatatatatatatattttttttttcttttgtctcGGGTCTATTGCAGCTGCTGTAGTCATTGCAACCTTTCTGATGGCATTACTTCTTTGCATGTGCGCATGAAGAATCTGACGACAAGATCACATTGGATTTGAAGCTGGGAGTGGTTGCCGCCAGCCTGCTATTAATCAATGGCGATTATGTATGGATGCGTTCTGACGGTAGGGCTCATCTAGCATTTGATATCTGAATACATCTAATCTATCAGATACCCTTTAGATTGCTACCTTGTGGCTTAAAATAATGCCTAGGAGCTGGCGGCTTAGATCATACTACTCCTGATAGCATGGTCCAAGTCAAAGAGCTTATCCTTGTACGGTCTGAAGACCTTTCTATCATATTCCTAGAGATATACCAATGCCCATCGCAACTGTCTCTTTAACGTGTATATCTTCTCGCACGCCTGAACACTTCTGATATGTACTCCAGAATTTGGCGTAATCTTGCAACCAGATGCAAGTTGCTTTAAACTATACTATGTAAATGGTAGATGACGCATTTTTCTTGATGAAAACGATATCACTTCCTGTGTGCGACTCAACAGGCTTATCGCCTATGTCCATGTTTGTGTTCAATGTCATTTTCATGGTATCTGTCTAATCTAGCTGCAAGTGTCACAACACTAGTATTatttgtgtttggttggaggaatGGAACAGTGGATGGGCCATCCCGGTTTCAGAAATACATTTGGTTGTTCAATATCCTTCATCTCTCATATGCAAAAGCTACTAGAAAGATAAGGAACAAGGTCCCCTCATTGCAAAATTATAGGATGGTCTCAGGATAGAGTAAACACTAGAATGGTGCATCTGTCTCATCTTACTCGTGTACTTCATAGTAACTTGAAATAGCTGTACGAAGATCAGATAAAGACCAAATGTTCTGTAGAATCATCCAAGATAAATTTCAGTTCAGACTGAACATATGACAATACGAGTAACTTCATAGTTTTCTCGAGAAGTGCAAAGGGCGGTAGGTGTTTTTTTGCAGGTTACCAAATGCATAGATAGATCTAACAAATGAATAAACATTACAGGCCTACAGCAACAGTTTTGCAGAATCATACCCTCCAAATTTTAAATCTTGTTTTCTAGTCCTGTCTAGCCACTCCTATTGCCCCCCTTATTTACAAGAGCATGTCTTTCCCCTTCTCAGAATGGTGGCAAGATTGTCTGCCACATCTTCATCGACGGCGAGCTCATCGACTGGAAGTAGCCATGGCCTTGACCAGCTGCCAGATTCATCGTCTGGTGGACCGGGTTAGGATTCACCAGCTGCACCATGTTGTAAGGCGCCTGCAGATCATCCAGATTCAGGCCGGTGAACCAGTCGTTGTCCTCCTTCACCGTCACGGCGCCGATGCCGTTCTTCATGGCCTGCACCCCCTGCGGCATGCTCCCGAAGCTGTTCTGCATGCCGGCGGCGTTGTCGATGTCCGAGTCGTGCGTCTGGAAGCTGTCGGACATGGAGTCGGCGTGGTGGTGAtgcggcgccgcctccggctcCTCCACCTTCACCTTCTCCcagttcttcttcttgttgtacAGCCGGCACAGCACCCACTCGTCCAACTGCAAGCACGCAAGAAGCTAAAAACGTCAGCAATTCAGTACCAACGGGGAATGCGCGGCGGCGTGAGCAGCGCCATGGAATGCAACCGGAGTAAAGGAATGGGATGGCCCATGGCCGCGCACCTTCTGTGACCCCTTCTTGCCCGGGGCGCGGTCAGCGTCGGCGAGGCGGTACTCGTGCATGATCCAGTCGGTCTTGACGCCCCTCGGCGCCTTGCCGGAGTAGAAGACGAGCGCCTTCTTGATGCCCGCCGCCCTGCCGCTGCCCTTGGGCGTGATCGGCTTGTCGGCGCCGGTGGCCTTCCAGTACCCCCTCCCGGCGGCGCGGTTGGGGCGCGAGCCGTTCGGGTACTTGCGGTCTCGCGGCGTGAAGAAGTACCACTCTTTGCGGCCGAACAGCGCCTTCTCTGAAGGAACAGAAGACACACCGAGGTCAGAAACGCCATTCATTGGGTTCGATTCTCGGAAGATTTGGATGAATGAACGAATCCATAAACAGTTAAGAGGATGAAGAGTTTTTCCTTGAAGCCATCCATGATAAaacgaatgaaaaaaaaaacagaggaaagCAGAGCAAGGGAAGATGCAGAGGAAGAGGGGCGGCACGCACCAGGCAGATCCCACGGATCGAACTTGTAGAGGTCGACCTCGGCGATGATGGGCACGGGCAGCTGCTGCCGCGCGACCCTCCGGCAGAGGTAGTGCATGACGAGCTCCTCGTCGGTGGGGTGGAACCGGAACCCCGGCGGCAGGTTGAGCTCCGCCTCGGCGTCCCTGCGcccgctcccctccgccgccaccatcattgccatcctcctcctcctcgaacCCCAAGCAATCAACCCCAaacggctggctggctggctctgGCTGGATGCGCGCTCTCGAACCAGGTTCCAGAAGAGAGACCGCGTCCTCGTTTCGAAAGGCGGCTGGCTGGCAGCCGGTAGATAAATCCTCGTTGCCCCGTGAGCTGCTTCCTTGGCGACCAAGGCGGTTGCGCGTTTATATGGGCTGCGCACTGCGGCCCAGCTCGCGCCCCCCTTCCCCTCTTGCCCCAGCCTCGTGGGCTTGGGATGAGGATGCCCGAGGCTGCCGCGAAGGTTCCCCGCGTGGAAAAGGCTCTGACCCTGTTCGGCGTTGGTGGCCGactggccggcgacggcgccaaCGGCAAGCCAGGGTCAAAAGATTAGCGGGGCGGGTCGGGAGATTTTCCGCGCGGAAAATAATCTGCCGATCTCGGCGAATGGGACGCCGGGGTCGCCGTGACAACCCCCCCATGTCTCTGACTCCTTTTGCACGGTGTGCATCTGGAGGTGGCTGCGGCGCCTCCTGTCGCCGGAGCCGTCTCCATCGACGGTCTGCGCCACGTGGGGATCGTGCCGTTGCTGTTGTTGTTCTGCGACGGAGCGACACGTGTGGGGAATTTCTCGGTAGTTTTGAGGAGGATTCGGTCGGGCAGTGGGCGTTGGGGTTTCTGCATCGGGTCcgtggaagaaaaagaaagtaaTTTGATCTGCATTGACAAATTCAGATCACGGGTGATGCCACAGCCGTGACAAGCTCTTGAAATTCTGGCCAAGGGATTACGAATACCCAGTCCAAGCGTGACGATGCTCCATCCATTCTCCCGGTGGACAGGTGCCTAAAATTTAAATGCGGGTGATGTAAgccgtgttttttttttttggtttccgTTATGATATCAATGCGATTAGGATCGATGATGCTCTGTCGATGAACTGTTTCCATCCACAGACCATTTCAGATACAGGCGCCTCTCTGCCTGTCGACAACGCAGGATATGCTTGGAATATTAAAAATTCACAAAGCATCTGCATAATTTGCAATCCAACCCTGGACGTTCATACGAGTCGTCGTCCCCATGCGTCCACTTAGTTTAATTGCAGACAGGCCGCCAGACAGCCAGTAGACAGTACAAGGTAGGTTCATCtcgtttcttcaaaaaaaaaaaaaagaagaaggtagGTACATCTCCTCTTTTTCTGCAAAAGGAAGTTGCCGCCATTCAGATTCAGCACGTGCCCAATGGATCAGCATcagcccgccgctgccggcctgcCCGGCTATCCTATCCTATCCAGGTGCGTTGAACCTCCTCGCCCGGGCCGCAACGGTGGCGAGCCCATCCGGCGGGGGTTGGTAGGCCCACCCCGCCCGCACCCCCGCGcgctcgtcgtcgacggcggATGCGTTGCGTTCCTCCGGCGGTGGACTATGCTGTGAAATTGGAGCGTAGTCCCGGGGAAAAGGACGGACTTCACGTAGGAAAAATGGGGCTTGACAGGGATCTTTCCACCATGCTTGTCTGCTtcttttaggaaaaaaagaagagggttGTGTTTGCCGGTAGTTTTTCCTTAATTAACAATTTGAGGTGCCCCACAGCTGGATGATCACTTACACTTTTCTTGATTAGAATGTACTCCGTGTGAAGAATTAACAGTTTTGTGTGTGCTGTGATGTCGGCTTGGCGAGATCGTTTATTAGGGATATTAGTATTACTTTGTTGTCATCCGGTAATTAACCTAGATTTGACTAcagtgtactccctccgtatgtATAAGGTATGTaaggaattttcttttttattttgctaCTACTTTTTATAAAGTTATAAATACAAAGTGTCTCTTCAAATGTAGTTATTGttccttttaaaaaaatgtagTTACTGTaggcccttttttttttgaaaaagtccAATTTTCACCCGTAGAACTTTGATTTTCAACTAGTAGAAGTTTGATTTTCAACCCACAACTACAAAACCGGACAGGGAGgaccatccaactatcaaaACCGTGCAAATTTGGCCGTTTATGTGGTTTCAAGAGGagt
This window encodes:
- the LOC101765585 gene encoding pentatricopeptide repeat-containing protein At1g09220, mitochondrial, which gives rise to MVLSVPPLGATMANVPSRRHPHLHRLIALLFRHQDERRQLFQVHAQLVAHQVFDQSPAPWRPLLKAYSHGPFPQEALHLFRHARIHLADDTFAYAFALKACAGVGWPRAGAQLHGLVIRKGFEFHVYVHTSLVNAYVACGGLVEARRAFNEMPTKNAVTWNVMITGFAGWGEVEYARTLFEHMPCRNVVSWTGLIDGYTRARLYVEAVALFCHMMAAGISPSEITVLAVIPAISNLGGILMGEMLHCYCEKKGLVSDVRIGNSLIDLYAKIGSVQNSLKVFNEMLDRRNLVSWTSVISCFAMHGLSIEAVELFAEMRRAGIRPNRVTFLSVINACSHGGLVEQGLAFFKSMVYEYNINPEVKHFGCMIDMLGRAGRLSETEQIIEGLPVEVNVVVWRTLLGCCSKYGEVEMGQRAVKKILSLERESGGDFAVLSNMLNEIGWFSDAEQARKLVDERKAVKVPGLALVGEIRTQVN
- the LOC101760173 gene encoding pentatricopeptide repeat-containing protein At5g15010, mitochondrial, whose amino-acid sequence is MLRRVLARAFPLSAASTGLPKPLSPVLIGASRLASSSGDLVADGGSGGEDDPFSFPDHHQQQLPPDVARGVDAVVVAAEAKASNAADAARALDRCGAEASEPLVVAALARLRNSCAAAHATFRWAAAQPGYAPGRRASHSMLAILAKHRRFDDARALLDEMRRASTVSPAAVLLLIRRHCAAHDVAGAVASFRALPSFGFHPGVAEFHGLLSALCRYKNMQDAEHLLMSSQKEFPFETRSFNIVLNGWCNIVCSVREAKRFWSAMQNLGIDRDVVSYGSMISCFSKTGSLDSVMKLFNRMKEAGIAPDRKVYNAVVFALAKGRCVDEAKMLVRTMEEKKVAPDTATFNSLIGPLCKARRVQEAMELFDAMLRRGLSPSVRTFHALLNVARDPIEVFDLLDKMKELRCEPEMDTYIMLIRKFCRWRQHESVEKLWSAMPANGLSPDRSAYIVLIHGLFLNGRLEEAAKYYEEMKAKGFAPEQKTEEMIQAWLAGRELAKASALVRSKGGSVSLRLPRK
- the LOC101759759 gene encoding NAC domain-containing protein 68 encodes the protein MAMMVAAEGSGRRDAEAELNLPPGFRFHPTDEELVMHYLCRRVARQQLPVPIIAEVDLYKFDPWDLPEKALFGRKEWYFFTPRDRKYPNGSRPNRAAGRGYWKATGADKPITPKGSGRAAGIKKALVFYSGKAPRGVKTDWIMHEYRLADADRAPGKKGSQKLDEWVLCRLYNKKKNWEKVKVEEPEAAPHHHHADSMSDSFQTHDSDIDNAAGMQNSFGSMPQGVQAMKNGIGAVTVKEDNDWFTGLNLDDLQAPYNMVQLVNPNPVHQTMNLAAGQGHGYFQSMSSPSMKMWQTILPPF